The genomic interval TGATAAAAACATCATGATGCGGCCCCCTCGCCCGGTGCTTGTCCCGGGCGGGCTTCCTCTTCTAGAATGCCCCACCATCATTGCTGTCGGAGCCCTTCATGTCCCCCAAGATCCTGCTGTTGACCCTCCCCCTGCTGCTCGCCGGGTGCAGCTCCCTGTCGGAGGAGGAGTGCCGCGCCATGAGTTGGTACAACCAGGGTTATCAGGACGGGGAGCAGGGCAAGACCCGGACGGCCACCCGTGACTACAAGCAGACCTGCGGGGAGTACGGCCTCAGGGTGGACGAAGATGAGTGGCAGCGCGGCTACGCCAAGGGGCTGGAGCTCTATTGCATCCCCGAGCTCGCCTACAGCAAGGGGCGGGAGGGGAGCGAATACCTGGGGGTCTGCCCCAACGACACCAGCTTCCTCACCCAGTTCGAGCGCGGCCGCAAGGAGTTCCTGCTGGAGCAGCGCCTCGGCGAGCTGCAACAGGAGCTGGAGCGCACCGAGCGGACCATCTATCAGCTGGATCAGCAGATCCGGGGCGAGAGCGACAGCAAGCAGCGAGACTACTACCGGGCCCAGCGCGAGCGCGCCATCCGCCACTACGAGGGAGTACGCCGTGACTACAACCGGATCCGCTTCCCGGATCGGGTGATCCAGTTCTCCTTCGGGAGCTGACAGACAAGGGGCCGCGCTGGCCCCTTTCTGTTGCCCCTCAGGCGGGCAGGACCCAGCGCTGCAGCGCCAGCGCTATGCCGTCTTCGTTGTGATCGGCGGTGACCCTGTCCGCATGGGCCTGGATCTGGGGCGCCGCATTGCCCATGGCCACCGCCAGCCCCACCTGCTCGAACATGCTGATGTCATTGTTGTTGTCCCCAAAGGCCACCACTTTCTCCATCGCTATCCCCTCGCTCGCCGCCCACTGGGCCAGCCGGTTGCCCTTGCTGCAACCGGGCTGCACCAGCTCCACCGCATAGGGCGCCGCCCAGTCCTGGGTGAAGGGCAGTTTCTGCACCACCTCCCCCACGAAGCGGTGCAGCAGGCCAGGATCCTGATTGAACAGCTCCAGCTTCCAGATGGGCTTTTGCAGCCAGCTGTCGATATCCTCGGCGGGCAGCAGGGAGACCTTGAGGTGATCCGGCTGGTTCGCCGACCAGCGCCGCATCCGGCCCACATGCTCCTCGCAGCCGAGATAGCCTATGCCCCCGTCGAGGTGGAACAGGGCGCCCATCTGCTGCGCCTGCACCTCGGCCAGCAGGGCGGTGAGCGGCGCCACCGCCAGGGGATCCCCGGCCAGGATCCTGCCTTGCGCCGGATCATAGAGGTAGGCGCCGTTGCTGCAGATGAGGGGGGTGTCGAGGGCCAGCTCGTGATGGAAGGGACGGGCCGTCATGAAGTGGCGGCCCGTCACCAGCAGCACCTTGATGCCGTGGGCGCGGGCCTGGGCCAGGGCGGCCCGGGTCGCGGACGAGATCTTGTGATCCCGGGTCAGCAGGGTACCGTCCATGTCGAGCGCAATGGCTTGATAATGACTCATATCACCTCCAAAGACTGTGCATCGCGGGGCGCATGATGAAGGCCTCTGCTGGCCAGGTTCGCCGGGCGACGGGGTAAAAGGGGACAAAGAGCCATACCGTCCCAA from Aeromonas rivipollensis carries:
- a CDS encoding Cof-type HAD-IIB family hydrolase, whose translation is MSHYQAIALDMDGTLLTRDHKISSATRAALAQARAHGIKVLLVTGRHFMTARPFHHELALDTPLICSNGAYLYDPAQGRILAGDPLAVAPLTALLAEVQAQQMGALFHLDGGIGYLGCEEHVGRMRRWSANQPDHLKVSLLPAEDIDSWLQKPIWKLELFNQDPGLLHRFVGEVVQKLPFTQDWAAPYAVELVQPGCSKGNRLAQWAASEGIAMEKVVAFGDNNNDISMFEQVGLAVAMGNAAPQIQAHADRVTADHNEDGIALALQRWVLPA
- a CDS encoding DUF2799 domain-containing protein, which encodes MSPKILLLTLPLLLAGCSSLSEEECRAMSWYNQGYQDGEQGKTRTATRDYKQTCGEYGLRVDEDEWQRGYAKGLELYCIPELAYSKGREGSEYLGVCPNDTSFLTQFERGRKEFLLEQRLGELQQELERTERTIYQLDQQIRGESDSKQRDYYRAQRERAIRHYEGVRRDYNRIRFPDRVIQFSFGS